In Corvus moneduloides isolate bCorMon1 chromosome 3, bCorMon1.pri, whole genome shotgun sequence, one DNA window encodes the following:
- the RTN4IP1 gene encoding reticulon-4-interacting protein 1, mitochondrial isoform X5 has product MLSWGAASGRALRWASGRAPARGLRASPRARTAMPSWVIDRYGSNEVLRFTRDMVFPIIHFPNEVIIKVHAASLNPIDLSMRSGYGATALNMKRDPLKLKTGETEFPLTLGRDVSGVVMECGLGVSYFKPGDEVWAAIPPWKQGTLSEFVVASGNEVSFKPKCLSHTEAAALPYVGLTAWSALNQVGGLNQSNCSGKRVLILGASGGVGTFAVQLMKAWDAHVTAVCSHDASTLVKKLGADDVVDYKSRNLEEQLKTLPLFDFILDNVGGSNEKWALDRLKKWSGATYVTLVTPFLINMDKLGVADGMLQTGVTVGSKTLKHLLKGVHYRWAFFMPSGPNLDEIAELVDSGKIQPVIDEVFSFSEVPKAFLKLEGGHARGKTVINVISRQ; this is encoded by the exons ATGCTGTCGTGGGGAGCCGCGAGCGGGCGGGCGCTGCGCTGGGCGAGCGGGCGGGCGCCGGCCCGTGGGCTCCGCGCCTCTCCGCGAGCGCGGACCGCCATGCCTAGCTGGGTCATAGACCGGTACGGCAGCAACGAGGTGCTGCGCTTCACCAGGGACATGGTGTTCCCCATCATACATTTCCCGAACGAGGTCATCATTAAGGTTCACGCTGCGAGCCTGAACCCCATCGACCTCAGCATGAGAA GTGGTTATGGTGCAACTGCATTAAATATGAAGCGGGATCCCCTGAAACTGAAAACTGGCGAGACTGAATTTCCTCTAACACTTGGTCGAGATGTCTCTGGTGTTGTTATGGAATGTGGACTGGGTGTGTCTTATTTCAAACCTGGAGATGAG GTGTGGGCAGCAATTCCCCCATGGAAACAGGGTACTCTGTCAGAATTCGTGGTAGCTAGTGGAAACGAG gTGTCTTTTAAGCCAAAGTGTCTCAGTCACACAGAAGCTGCTGCCTTACCATATGTTGGTCTCACTGCGTGGTCTGCACTTAACCAAGTGGGAGGACTGAACCAAAGTAACTGTAGTGGGAAAAG AGTATTAATATTAGGAGCTTCAGGAGGAGTTGGTACATTTGCTGTACAG CTAATGAAGGCCTGGGATGCTCACGTGACAGCAGTTTGCTCTCATGATGCCAGCACACTGGTGAAGAAGCTTGGAGCAGATGACGTGGTTGATTATAAATCTAGAAATCTGGAAGAGCAGCTTAAAACATTACCCTT GTTTGATTTTATCCTAGATAATGTTGGCGGATCCAATGAGAAGTGGGCACTAGATCGCTTGAAGAAATGGTCAGGAGCAACATATGTTACCTTAGTGACACCTTTCCTGATCAATATGGACAAACTTGGAGTGGCTGATGGCATGTTGCAAACAGGAGTCACTGTTGGTTCCAAAACTCTCAAG CATCTCCTTAAAGGAGTCCATTATCGGTGGGCATTTTTCATGCCAAGTGGCCCAAATTTGGATGAAATAGCAGAACTGGTTGATTCTGGAAAG ATTCAACCAGTTATTGATgaagtcttctctttttctgaagttCCAAAGGCCTTTCTGAAATTGGAAGGAGGACATGCACGTGGAAAAACAGTGATCAATGTAATTAGTAGACAATAA
- the RTN4IP1 gene encoding reticulon-4-interacting protein 1, mitochondrial isoform X4 — MKRDPLKLKTGETEFPLTLGRDVSGVVMECGLGVSYFKPGDEVWAAIPPWKQGTLSEFVVASGNEVSFKPKCLSHTEAAALPYVGLTAWSALNQVGGLNQSNCSGKRVLILGASGGVGTFAVQLMKAWDAHVTAVCSHDASTLVKKLGADDVVDYKSRNLEEQLKTLPLFDFILDNVGGSNEKWALDRLKKWSGATYVTLVTPFLINMDKLGVADGMLQTGVTVGSKTLKHLLKGVHYRWAFFMPSGPNLDEIAELVDSGKIQPVIDEVFSFSEVPKAFLKLEGGHARGKTVINVISRQ, encoded by the exons ATGAAGCGGGATCCCCTGAAACTGAAAACTGGCGAGACTGAATTTCCTCTAACACTTGGTCGAGATGTCTCTGGTGTTGTTATGGAATGTGGACTGGGTGTGTCTTATTTCAAACCTGGAGATGAG GTGTGGGCAGCAATTCCCCCATGGAAACAGGGTACTCTGTCAGAATTCGTGGTAGCTAGTGGAAACGAG gTGTCTTTTAAGCCAAAGTGTCTCAGTCACACAGAAGCTGCTGCCTTACCATATGTTGGTCTCACTGCGTGGTCTGCACTTAACCAAGTGGGAGGACTGAACCAAAGTAACTGTAGTGGGAAAAG AGTATTAATATTAGGAGCTTCAGGAGGAGTTGGTACATTTGCTGTACAG CTAATGAAGGCCTGGGATGCTCACGTGACAGCAGTTTGCTCTCATGATGCCAGCACACTGGTGAAGAAGCTTGGAGCAGATGACGTGGTTGATTATAAATCTAGAAATCTGGAAGAGCAGCTTAAAACATTACCCTT GTTTGATTTTATCCTAGATAATGTTGGCGGATCCAATGAGAAGTGGGCACTAGATCGCTTGAAGAAATGGTCAGGAGCAACATATGTTACCTTAGTGACACCTTTCCTGATCAATATGGACAAACTTGGAGTGGCTGATGGCATGTTGCAAACAGGAGTCACTGTTGGTTCCAAAACTCTCAAG CATCTCCTTAAAGGAGTCCATTATCGGTGGGCATTTTTCATGCCAAGTGGCCCAAATTTGGATGAAATAGCAGAACTGGTTGATTCTGGAAAG ATTCAACCAGTTATTGATgaagtcttctctttttctgaagttCCAAAGGCCTTTCTGAAATTGGAAGGAGGACATGCACGTGGAAAAACAGTGATCAATGTAATTAGTAGACAATAA
- the RTN4IP1 gene encoding reticulon-4-interacting protein 1, mitochondrial isoform X3, with amino-acid sequence MLSWGAASGRALRWASGRAPARGLRASPRARTAMPSWVIDRYGSNEVLRFTRDMVFPIIHFPNEVIIKVHAASLNPIDLSMRSGYGATALNMKRDPLKLKTGETEFPLTLGRDVSGVVMECGLGVSYFKPGDEVWAAIPPWKQGTLSEFVVASGNEVSFKPKCLSHTEAAALPYVGLTAWSALNQVGGLNQSNCSGKRVLILGASGGVGTFAVQLMKAWDAHVTAVCSHDASTLVKKLGADDVVDYKSRNLEEQLKTLPLFDFILDNVGGSNEKWALDRLKKWSGATYVTLVTPFLINMDKLGVADGMLQTGVTVGSKTLKHLLKGVHYRWAFFMPSGPNLDEIAELVDSGKTQEFS; translated from the exons ATGCTGTCGTGGGGAGCCGCGAGCGGGCGGGCGCTGCGCTGGGCGAGCGGGCGGGCGCCGGCCCGTGGGCTCCGCGCCTCTCCGCGAGCGCGGACCGCCATGCCTAGCTGGGTCATAGACCGGTACGGCAGCAACGAGGTGCTGCGCTTCACCAGGGACATGGTGTTCCCCATCATACATTTCCCGAACGAGGTCATCATTAAGGTTCACGCTGCGAGCCTGAACCCCATCGACCTCAGCATGAGAA GTGGTTATGGTGCAACTGCATTAAATATGAAGCGGGATCCCCTGAAACTGAAAACTGGCGAGACTGAATTTCCTCTAACACTTGGTCGAGATGTCTCTGGTGTTGTTATGGAATGTGGACTGGGTGTGTCTTATTTCAAACCTGGAGATGAG GTGTGGGCAGCAATTCCCCCATGGAAACAGGGTACTCTGTCAGAATTCGTGGTAGCTAGTGGAAACGAG gTGTCTTTTAAGCCAAAGTGTCTCAGTCACACAGAAGCTGCTGCCTTACCATATGTTGGTCTCACTGCGTGGTCTGCACTTAACCAAGTGGGAGGACTGAACCAAAGTAACTGTAGTGGGAAAAG AGTATTAATATTAGGAGCTTCAGGAGGAGTTGGTACATTTGCTGTACAG CTAATGAAGGCCTGGGATGCTCACGTGACAGCAGTTTGCTCTCATGATGCCAGCACACTGGTGAAGAAGCTTGGAGCAGATGACGTGGTTGATTATAAATCTAGAAATCTGGAAGAGCAGCTTAAAACATTACCCTT GTTTGATTTTATCCTAGATAATGTTGGCGGATCCAATGAGAAGTGGGCACTAGATCGCTTGAAGAAATGGTCAGGAGCAACATATGTTACCTTAGTGACACCTTTCCTGATCAATATGGACAAACTTGGAGTGGCTGATGGCATGTTGCAAACAGGAGTCACTGTTGGTTCCAAAACTCTCAAG CATCTCCTTAAAGGAGTCCATTATCGGTGGGCATTTTTCATGCCAAGTGGCCCAAATTTGGATGAAATAGCAGAACTGGTTGATTCTGGAAAG ACACAAGAGTTCTCTTAA
- the RTN4IP1 gene encoding reticulon-4-interacting protein 1, mitochondrial isoform X2, which translates to MLSWGAASGRALRWASGRAPARGLRASPRARTAMPSWVIDRYGSNEVLRFTRDMVFPIIHFPNEVIIKVHAASLNPIDLSMRSGYGATALNMKRDPLKLKTGETEFPLTLGRDVSGVVMECGLGVSYFKPGDEVWAAIPPWKQGTLSEFVVASGNEVSFKPKCLSHTEAAALPYVGLTAWSALNQVGGLNQSNCSGKRVLILGASGGVGTFAVQLMKAWDAHVTAVCSHDASTLVKKLGADDVVDYKSRNLEEQLKTLPLFDFILDNVGGSNEKWALDRLKKWSGATYVTLVTPFLINMDKLGVADGMLQTGVTVGSKTLKHLLKGVHYRWAFFMPSGPNLDEIAELVDSGKVPAVSSLGILAT; encoded by the exons ATGCTGTCGTGGGGAGCCGCGAGCGGGCGGGCGCTGCGCTGGGCGAGCGGGCGGGCGCCGGCCCGTGGGCTCCGCGCCTCTCCGCGAGCGCGGACCGCCATGCCTAGCTGGGTCATAGACCGGTACGGCAGCAACGAGGTGCTGCGCTTCACCAGGGACATGGTGTTCCCCATCATACATTTCCCGAACGAGGTCATCATTAAGGTTCACGCTGCGAGCCTGAACCCCATCGACCTCAGCATGAGAA GTGGTTATGGTGCAACTGCATTAAATATGAAGCGGGATCCCCTGAAACTGAAAACTGGCGAGACTGAATTTCCTCTAACACTTGGTCGAGATGTCTCTGGTGTTGTTATGGAATGTGGACTGGGTGTGTCTTATTTCAAACCTGGAGATGAG GTGTGGGCAGCAATTCCCCCATGGAAACAGGGTACTCTGTCAGAATTCGTGGTAGCTAGTGGAAACGAG gTGTCTTTTAAGCCAAAGTGTCTCAGTCACACAGAAGCTGCTGCCTTACCATATGTTGGTCTCACTGCGTGGTCTGCACTTAACCAAGTGGGAGGACTGAACCAAAGTAACTGTAGTGGGAAAAG AGTATTAATATTAGGAGCTTCAGGAGGAGTTGGTACATTTGCTGTACAG CTAATGAAGGCCTGGGATGCTCACGTGACAGCAGTTTGCTCTCATGATGCCAGCACACTGGTGAAGAAGCTTGGAGCAGATGACGTGGTTGATTATAAATCTAGAAATCTGGAAGAGCAGCTTAAAACATTACCCTT GTTTGATTTTATCCTAGATAATGTTGGCGGATCCAATGAGAAGTGGGCACTAGATCGCTTGAAGAAATGGTCAGGAGCAACATATGTTACCTTAGTGACACCTTTCCTGATCAATATGGACAAACTTGGAGTGGCTGATGGCATGTTGCAAACAGGAGTCACTGTTGGTTCCAAAACTCTCAAG CATCTCCTTAAAGGAGTCCATTATCGGTGGGCATTTTTCATGCCAAGTGGCCCAAATTTGGATGAAATAGCAGAACTGGTTGATTCTGGAAAG GTCCCAGCAGTGTCCTCTTTGGGAATTTTGGCAACATGA
- the RTN4IP1 gene encoding reticulon-4-interacting protein 1, mitochondrial isoform X1, which produces MLSWGAASGRALRWASGRAPARGLRASPRARTAMPSWVIDRYGSNEVLRFTRDMVFPIIHFPNEVIIKVHAASLNPIDLSMRSGYGATALNMKRDPLKLKTGETEFPLTLGRDVSGVVMECGLGVSYFKPGDEVWAAIPPWKQGTLSEFVVASGNEVSFKPKCLSHTEAAALPYVGLTAWSALNQVGGLNQSNCSGKRVLILGASGGVGTFAVQLMKAWDAHVTAVCSHDASTLVKKLGADDVVDYKSRNLEEQLKTLPLFDFILDNVGGSNEKWALDRLKKWSGATYVTLVTPFLINMDKLGVADGMLQTGVTVGSKTLKHLLKGVHYRWAFFMPSGPNLDEIAELVDSGKVYELLTKYIVGVNSLFPMFWIVW; this is translated from the exons ATGCTGTCGTGGGGAGCCGCGAGCGGGCGGGCGCTGCGCTGGGCGAGCGGGCGGGCGCCGGCCCGTGGGCTCCGCGCCTCTCCGCGAGCGCGGACCGCCATGCCTAGCTGGGTCATAGACCGGTACGGCAGCAACGAGGTGCTGCGCTTCACCAGGGACATGGTGTTCCCCATCATACATTTCCCGAACGAGGTCATCATTAAGGTTCACGCTGCGAGCCTGAACCCCATCGACCTCAGCATGAGAA GTGGTTATGGTGCAACTGCATTAAATATGAAGCGGGATCCCCTGAAACTGAAAACTGGCGAGACTGAATTTCCTCTAACACTTGGTCGAGATGTCTCTGGTGTTGTTATGGAATGTGGACTGGGTGTGTCTTATTTCAAACCTGGAGATGAG GTGTGGGCAGCAATTCCCCCATGGAAACAGGGTACTCTGTCAGAATTCGTGGTAGCTAGTGGAAACGAG gTGTCTTTTAAGCCAAAGTGTCTCAGTCACACAGAAGCTGCTGCCTTACCATATGTTGGTCTCACTGCGTGGTCTGCACTTAACCAAGTGGGAGGACTGAACCAAAGTAACTGTAGTGGGAAAAG AGTATTAATATTAGGAGCTTCAGGAGGAGTTGGTACATTTGCTGTACAG CTAATGAAGGCCTGGGATGCTCACGTGACAGCAGTTTGCTCTCATGATGCCAGCACACTGGTGAAGAAGCTTGGAGCAGATGACGTGGTTGATTATAAATCTAGAAATCTGGAAGAGCAGCTTAAAACATTACCCTT GTTTGATTTTATCCTAGATAATGTTGGCGGATCCAATGAGAAGTGGGCACTAGATCGCTTGAAGAAATGGTCAGGAGCAACATATGTTACCTTAGTGACACCTTTCCTGATCAATATGGACAAACTTGGAGTGGCTGATGGCATGTTGCAAACAGGAGTCACTGTTGGTTCCAAAACTCTCAAG CATCTCCTTAAAGGAGTCCATTATCGGTGGGCATTTTTCATGCCAAGTGGCCCAAATTTGGATGAAATAGCAGAACTGGTTGATTCTGGAAAG GTTTATGAGCTTCTTACAAAATATATTGTGGGAGTGAACAGTTTATTTCCTATGTTTTGGATTGTGTGGTGA